From Deltaproteobacteria bacterium:
AAACCGGAATGATCCGGGACAAAAAAATGCTCAGCCCCTGGACGCGTAGGCCGAGGGCAGCCGACCATGGAAACGCTTGAAGGCCGCGCTGAAATGGCTGGGGTTGGAATAGCCCACGGACAGGGCGGTCTCCATGATCGAGCAGGTGCCGGACTCGATCAGCTCCAGGGCGTGTTCCATGCGCAGGGAGCGCACGTACTCGCCAATGGACTGGTTGGTGCGCTGGCGGAAACCGGCCTTGAGATAGCATTCGTTCAGGCCCACGCGCCGGGCCAGGACCGCGATGGTCGGAGGATCGGCCCATTCGGCGCGCAGGATGTCGATGGCCGCGTCGATGGCCGGACACGCGCGGGAAGCGGGCCGGTTCTGATCCGGGTAGTCGAAGGCCAGAATCTGGGCCAACAGATCCAGGGCCAGGGATTCGAAATGAAGCCGGCCGCAAACCGTGTCCCGATTGGTGGCCAGGAGCTTTCCGGCGGCGCGGATCAGGGGCGCGGTCCGGCGGGGACACCGGGACAAGGGGCGCATGCCCATGGGGAGCGCGGCCTGGGCCGTCCCCGCGTCGCGCAGGATGAGCTCCAGGGTCCGGCTCAAACCGCAGCGGCAGTCGGACAGCCAGGATTCGACCATGGACCGGGGCAATTCGAGGGAAAGCCCCCGGATGACCTTGGCCGAAGGTTGAAAATACCGGGCGCAGGCCGCGAAATTCCGACAAAGCCACAAATCCCCGCCACGGATAATTTCCCGGGTCGCGGCGGCGCCCGGCAGAACCACCTCGAACTCGCCGGAAAGCAGCAGGTTGAAGCCGATGGTCGTGCGGACGTCCAGATATTCGCCGCGCAGGGGCCGGGACAACTCATAATCGCACATGCCCACGCCCAGCCCCCGGTCCATGAGGACCAGCTCGGCCCAACCGCTGCCCGCCTCGTCGGGCAGCTCCAGACGCAGGCGCGAACCCGGATTCCCCATGACCAGGGACTTTTCGACAAAAGCCCCCTGCTCCCTGTAATGACGACGATAGCGCTCGATCAACGATGCGTCCCTGTCCGCCACGCTTCCTCGGCGCGGCTCCACTGCGTACATGGCCCCCTCCTCCCGATCACTGCTCACGGCTGCCCTTGTCGTGGCGCTTTCTCGCCAAAAAAACGCGCGAAACGCCAACGCCGGTAAAACGTCCTGTTTTCGACCACCAACGCGCCATGACTGTTTGGATGTCATCACGATGACACTGTCCGACCGGAACCCGTGGCGAAAACTTTTTAGGCGCCACTAATATTTTTAATGGGCCGCGTTGACAAGTTTTTTTTCAAAGTCATGCATGCGCCCACCCTCCCCCAAAAAATGCACGCCAATACGTATAAATACGCCCTTTTTATCCTTCCACGGCAACGTTCTTCTCTAGCACCCGCGAACATCCCAATGCTGTTTTAGTTAGTTGACTCTAATTTTTATCTCGACTATCCCTGCCTCGAACAGCATACAGGAGAACCTCATGAAACCTTCCGAAATCGTCAACGCCCTGGAAACCCTTATTCACGTGCAACAGCCCGTATTTTTGTGGGGCGCGCCCGGCGTCGGCAAGAGCCAGGTCGTGTCCCAGGTGGCGGTCGCGCATGGCCTGGAGTTGGTCGATGTGCGCGCGGTTTTGCTCGATCCCGTGGATCTGCGCGGCATTCCGCGTATCGACGCCCAGGGCAACGCCGTATGGTGCCCGCCGTCCTTTTTGCCCCGCAGCGGTCAGGGCGTGCTTTTTCTGGATGAACTCAATTCCGCGCCGCCCCTGGTCCAGGCCGCGTGCTATCAGCTCATTCTGGACCGCAAACTGGGCGAATACACCCTGCCCGAGGGCTGGGTCATCATCGCCGCCGGGAACCGGGAGTCGGATCGGGCCGTGACCCACCGCATGCCCTCGGCCCTGGCCAATCGGCTCGTGCATCTGGATTTCGAGCCGGACCTCGACGACTGGCTGGATTGGGCGACCCGGGCCGGGATCGACGCCCGATTGCGCGCCTTTCTGCGCTTCAGGCCCAAATTGCTGCACGCCTTTGACCCCAGCCGCAACGAAAAGGCCTTTCCTTCTCCCCGATCCTGGGAGTTCGTGTCCCGTATTTTGCGGGCCGGAGCGCGCTGGGCCACCTTGCGCGACCTGCTCAAAGGGGCCGTGGGCGAGGCGGCGGCCGCCGAATGCCTGGGCTTTTTGGAATTGTGCGGCCGGATGCCCGATGTGGACGAAGTGCTGGCCGATCCGGGCCAGACGCCCATCCCCGAAGATCCGGCGGTCATGTACGCGCTGTGCGAATCCCTGGCCCGGCGCGCCTCGGATACGACCATGCCCAGCCTGGCCGTGGTGGCCGGGCGTCTGCCCGTTGAATTTGGCGTGCTGCTCATGCGCGACGCCGCGGCCACGGACCCGGATATCGTCGAGACCGGGGCCTTTCAGGCCTGGGCTAGTGCCAACAGCGATGTTCTGGTTTCGGCATGACCCCGGCCCGCCAAAAAATGATCAAGGCCAGGGCCGATCTGGTCCTGGAACACCCGTTCTTCGCCACCTTGGCCCTGCGGCTGGAATTGCGGGAGGATTCGTCCTGCGCCACGGCCTGGTCCGACGGCGCTGTTCTGGCTTACAATCCGGCCTACATCGAGGCCCAGCCCCTGGCCGCGGTCAAGGGCATGCAGTGCCATGAGGTGCTGCATCTGGCCTGCGGCCATCATACCCGGCGCGGCAGTCGCGAGGCCGGGCTGTGGAACCGGGCCTGCGACTACGCCATCAATCCTATTTTGCTTGAAGCCGGCATCGAGCTGCCGCGCGGCTATCTGGACGATCCGGCCCATCACGGCCAAAGCGCCGACGCTATTTACGAGGCGCTTTTGCGCGAGATGGACGAGGTTCGGGGCGGGGCCGAAGATGGTGCCGGTCGGGACGCCGAAGCCGACGCGGACATGGACGCGGCCGCGGGCGGGCGAGAGTCATTGGGCGGACAAGACCGGAGCGGAGCGCAGGGCGATTCCGGGAGCGACCAGGACGGATTACGTCCGGCGCAAGGCGGTGGCGGGCCGAGTGGCGGCGCGGGAGACAACACGGACCCCGGCATGAGCGGGGAAGTCCGGGATGCACCGGCGCAGACCCTTGGCGCGGACGGCGACCAGGGCGGCCCGGACCAGGATGACGAGTGGCGCATGGCCGTGGCCCAGGCCGCGCGCGAGGCCCGTGAGGCCGGCACCCTGCCCGGCGGCCTGGAACGGCTGATCGGCGCCACGCTCGCGCCCCGACTGGGCTGGCGGGATCTGTTGCGCCGATTTCTGACCAGCGCGACCCGCGACGATTTTTCCTGGGTCCGCCCCAATCGCCGCTATCTGCATGCCGGGCTGTATCTGCCGGGTCTGGACAGTCTGAAGCTGGCGCCCCTGGCCGTGGCCGTGGACGTGTCCGGCAGCATCGAACAGCCGTTGCTCGATGCCTTCGCGGCCGAGGTTTCGG
This genomic window contains:
- a CDS encoding AraC family transcriptional regulator, with translation MMTSKQSWRVGGRKQDVLPALAFRAFFWRESATTRAAVSSDREEGAMYAVEPRRGSVADRDASLIERYRRHYREQGAFVEKSLVMGNPGSRLRLELPDEAGSGWAELVLMDRGLGVGMCDYELSRPLRGEYLDVRTTIGFNLLLSGEFEVVLPGAAATREIIRGGDLWLCRNFAACARYFQPSAKVIRGLSLELPRSMVESWLSDCRCGLSRTLELILRDAGTAQAALPMGMRPLSRCPRRTAPLIRAAGKLLATNRDTVCGRLHFESLALDLLAQILAFDYPDQNRPASRACPAIDAAIDILRAEWADPPTIAVLARRVGLNECYLKAGFRQRTNQSIGEYVRSLRMEHALELIESGTCSIMETALSVGYSNPSHFSAAFKRFHGRLPSAYASRG
- a CDS encoding MoxR family ATPase, encoding MKPSEIVNALETLIHVQQPVFLWGAPGVGKSQVVSQVAVAHGLELVDVRAVLLDPVDLRGIPRIDAQGNAVWCPPSFLPRSGQGVLFLDELNSAPPLVQAACYQLILDRKLGEYTLPEGWVIIAAGNRESDRAVTHRMPSALANRLVHLDFEPDLDDWLDWATRAGIDARLRAFLRFRPKLLHAFDPSRNEKAFPSPRSWEFVSRILRAGARWATLRDLLKGAVGEAAAAECLGFLELCGRMPDVDEVLADPGQTPIPEDPAVMYALCESLARRASDTTMPSLAVVAGRLPVEFGVLLMRDAAATDPDIVETGAFQAWASANSDVLVSA